CCAAGACCCCTCATCAATTTTCTAGCCACTACAAGGTTTACTTATTAATTGGAAGCATCGCAACTTTCCTAACCCAAAAAGTCAGGGCAGGTGACCACATGCTTGACTAACAAATTCGCTCACTCACACTTAGGGAGCTTTTGGTTTATATTTCAGAATAGGaatctgatttttctttttttttcagattAAATAGactaaaaataattttcataattatatttttgctgaaataatatataaaatacaaaatattattaatatataatttctatatatatatatatatatatatatatatgaaaccATGAAACCAACATTTGCAACAACTATAGTTTGAAAACGTTAACATTGCTGGAACTGAGATGTTGGTTACAAAAAAATAGAGTTTTTTCTAATCAAATTCCATAGAAGGTAGGGAATCAAATCGCATTAACAGGGAGAGGGGAATCATGATTCCCATATATGGGGCAATGTGATCCCCATTCCAATATTAATATAGGTGAAATAGGAAGAAGCACTGACACTTCTGGGGCACAGATTCCAAGTTAATTAAGTAAGCATATAgggatattttttaataattttacaaaaaagagtagttgatatataaaaaaaagatatataaaatatataataaaaccctaataaaaaaaagaaatcaaaatctaataaaaaagaatatagTAGCCGTCACTTTTTTGGTAGTTTAAATAATGTGAAGTATTAAATGCttctttttgatgaattaaagacttattatggatgttatttatggtttaaatgttatttatgatatatatatacacacacataaATTTGGCATGTCCGTGTCTCATATTTCTTAAAAATCTTGTTTGCCGCACCCGTACATGTGTCAGTGCTTCCTAAATAAACATTATGAAAGGGAATCCACTATTCTCATTCCCATTCCTACCAtatttttattgaaacaaacaccctcttattAAGGAAGTTAAGATTTTTAACTGGAATTACATTTCAGCTCACTCCCTTTGAGAAacctgaaaataaagaatttattgaTATTGACCAGAACATAAGTTAGGTTCCACCCTCTTTCTATAATGTTTTGGACACTTGACGTCCAATAACAAATCCCATCATAATAGACATGAACCATTTTGCCGCTCATAATAGTCCAACACCACGCATATCTATGCCTTTATGTTTTACCTGAATCAATACCAATTCAAAAAGTGTGTATCACAATTCGGCATTCCCTTGCTGCACCAACCCCCTTTTCTCACTTGGGAAGCTGAACTGTCAGTAAAAAATATTCTAGGTCTACAACTCGTACTTCTATATCTCAATCATATAGTCATTGTTCTGGCCATTCAAACATCAGTCCCCAATGGCATGTACACATAACATAAATTAAACTTGAAAGCCAATCTAAAGTTAATATTTCATAGCAACTATCCCAAACAAAAAGCGGGGTAAAGCAGTTCAGAAAGATGGGGGAGGGAGCTACCAAAATTTTCCAATTTATTTattagaaaaaacaaaattgcCTTTTATTCAATCTTATCTTCACTCAAACCACAATTTTCACTTTTAGAAAGCACAAAAAACTTAATCATTCAGCACCAAGGAGAAAACTTACATGGCTAGGAGGAATATGTTTTCCACTGAGAAGATCAAGCAAGAGGGTGCCAAAGCTATACATTACACTTTCCGCTGTTACTCTCCCTACAAAAATAACAGCCGGTAGGCTTAACTGTTGAATATAATACAGTCGACAAATAACAAGACAATATCTAATTGAGATAATTGGACAAGCATCAATACTGCTAAGAACATGAATAGCAAATCTGACTAGCTATTCAATATAATCATCCCATGCACCCAACATTTATCAGCGAACCACAACCCCCGGTGCAGTCTGCATGTACAGAAACATTTATCTATTTCCTTACCTGTCCTCAGATATTCAGGAGGAGTAAACGCCAGGTTTGTGCTATAACTTTTTCCATCTCTACTGTTCTTCATCAGACCGAAGCACGACAGTCGAGGATTGCCCTCCTAAGAATTAGGAATTTAGGATCATAAAATGATAATTCCCTAAACTTATTATAGAAATCGGAGTACATATCAATTGAAAAGGCAAACTTACATCATCAAAAACAATTCTATAAGCATTCAGATCATGATACAGGGCACGTCCTTTGCTAGTACAGTATTCTAAAGCTTGTGCAAGATGTAAAGCCACCCTAAGTCGCATCGCCCACTTCATTGGTTGTGTTTCCCCTGAATAAGTCAAGAGGCAAACATTTGAATgcaagacaaaaaaaattacaacaattaTATACCAAGTGCTAAAGCTCAAGAATTTCAAACTTACAATGAAATAAGTGTTTTGCTAGTGTGTCATTGGGCATAAACTCTGCAACAAGTAGCCTCTCATCCCCTTCACAGCAACAACCAAGTAAATTTGCCAGCCTATTGTTCCGGAGCTGACCAACAGCTCTTGCTTCTTCCTAAAGTTATTGAATGTTAAAATCAAGGATTTCAACAACTTTCATATTTCTATAACTAGGATAAAACCACATTAGCAGCCATAAGTATACCATGTTCATACGAAAATATAGCTTTCGATGCCATAGAATTTTCCGAAAGAGGAAATAATATGCTTCACTTACCAAAAACTGCCTAGTATCAGGCCAAGCAGATCTATTGAATCTCTTTACAGCAATCCTCCTCTGATTATCAAACTTACCCTTGTAAACTACATTTGGGGCCTTCTCCCCATGTTCAGAAACTATGTTCTCCACAGCAAAACCAGATGTTGCCATTCTGAGAGTGTCAATGGAGTATTCACGGAAGACAGGTAAGTCATCAACTTCGTTCTTTTCCTCATTTTCTGCCAAGATCAACCACATCAGATATCAAAACCTTCTTTCAGACAAACAAACTAAAGTAATAACCAAATATTACATTACACATCTTTCTCACCCTCGTTTTGGCCCTCAGGAACTGATCCATCTACCTCAGAAGTCCAACAACAAGCAGAGAGCTTCGAACATTCACAGCCCATCCCAACACCACAATCGAAATATGACAAAAGAAAAATCTCACAACCTCCGAAATTACAAAAATTTGGCAAATTCAGTCACTTCATCCAGATTCAAAGATTAGGCGTTTTCCCCAATTTTATACTCAGCATTTCATATCCAGTGAAGTAGGAAAAGAAACGAGAGCTTTGTCCCAAATTCTCTGGAACAAACCTGATAAACCTGTGACAAAAAGAACCAATCAAATCAAAGTTTCAGAAACAGCTGAAGCAAAAAGAATCTAATAAGTCACATCACTGCCATCCTAATTAAACTAACATAACACCCCGAATCAATGATCGACAAAACCACATGTCAAGTAAAAAAACTCCAACTTCAGCTATGAATACGGTaagcaaaaacaaacaaacaaccaTAAAAGAATACATTATATACCTCCTTTTGAATGATTCTTCTCTCCGAGTCAACTCACTtaagcagcagcagcagctccAATCAAACTAAATTTCAACTCTCTGCAACGTGAAGCAATCAACTTCAATCAAATACGAGATGGAAAAATACACAGATACATAAAAGAAAAGGAGATGAGTTGAGTTGAGAACCTGAACAGAGAGCAAAGTGGAAGCTCGATTTGAAAAAAGGGCAAATGAATTGGGTTTTTGTTGGAGTCGGGTTTTGGAAGCAATGGAAGTAGTGTTCACACAGCAAGTGGGTTCTTCAGGTATGAATCTGAGATCAGTTCAGAAGCCAAAAGAGAGAATTTTAGAAGAGCTTTTTTGAGATTTGGATTAGGAAAAAAAAGGATATTTATTTGAGAAAATGAAATTAAGAAGATAGatatgtgaaaataaaaaaaaaaacaaggaaagagaagAGAAATGGGGTTTTAGGACATATTATACCGATTGAAGGGCGTGAGGTTGTATTTTggtctttctctttcttttatttttctaaatttccACCGACATCTCATCACTTCTCtccttttcttcctttgttttctaaaaaaaattgaaaaagatgtaataaaaaatattgaagATACGTGATTTATtcacaaaatatattaaaatacattaaaataaattaagtgCTTATTTGTTGGATTGTAAAATTTAGCATCTTTGATATTATTTATCTACCTCGATTTTtaatcgttttactttttcGAGATGCGTGCAACACGCTTTCCATATGTAACTTGCGTTTTTTggaaccgagtgattaattaactacattttatataaattgagaGGCTATTTtgacattttatacaagttgataGAGAGCTatcaaaacaatttgaaaattcATGAAATCAATCAAACTTTTCGGAAAAAGTTTAGCATCCAAATGATGCATTAAGCCATGGATTTAATGAACACATATGAAACAATATAACACAATGCAATTttaagtcttattaatgaaaaataGACTTTTTATTTATGTGCAATTTTATATTTACCGTTTTAACATCCTTCCAACCTTCAGTATTGGTCCGCCTAATAAGATTTGAAATTAAAAAGACTaatctttcattaatgatacTTGAAATTATATTGATCGGTaaactttaattttaaaattgcattattttgcACGTGGAGATTAAATTTGCTCTTCCCCAATACCCATAAAACTAAATTTGAGGTTATcccaaaaaatatatttatataatattaggTAATATCTAAAAAAACCtttgtgttttcacgttttgAAAACAAGTACTTGtggaatttttttgtccaagcGGGGACTGATGCTTTCTTTTTTTGCGACTATAAGATGATTGAGGTTTTTCGCTTTGCTAAAAACAAtgacttcaaaattaaaatgagcgttgatgacctcaaaattgaaatatttaaagacttgatgatattctaaacaactttaattcttcaacgttttaattttgagatcatttaggtattgtttatTGAGGAGAGAGGTTGTGAATGTTTAAACAAAGGAAACTcttaaaattatgattttgaaaaataaaaaaaaaattagttacaTAGTAAATGTggtattaaacaactttaattctttaaatttttcatttttaagtcGCTAAAggtcatttttatagtgtcaaactaaaagatcatagtttttagcaaaacgaaaacCTTAGTTTttgtttggacaaaaaaaaattcatatgtaCATGTTTGACAAAACGTGAaagcacatgattttttttaaaactttacccaataatatttaaaaattaaattattttggaCATTTTTTAAGGGATAAGGAATAAAAAAAATGCTACCTTTGTcagccaagagtaattttacgcctaaataaatgatataattgAAGATCTACAGTTCCCAAATTAGGCTAATTTGTAAAGGTTACAAATTTGAGTTTCATGTTAAAATCACAGTATCtcatatatatgtattataacaGAGGAATACGTTTGATACGTGGACTAATGAGAACACATCTCACTCATAGTGTAATCGTCACATCCATATGAACCAATGAGGAAAAAGTTTTGGAATCAATACATATTTGTCCCTGCTTCCACGCCTGGAATCACGGGATGACAGTTTAACCTAATAATCTTATTGACCGTACAAATAGACATTCTCCACTGGTATCCTAATACGTGTCTTCGAGCTCAATTAAGGCATACAAATTGTCAAACTACCATGATTTCCTCTAATGTTCTATAAATAGATAAGTTTGTTATACAACGAAAGGTACACGCAGTTTGATAAAAACCTTAATTCTGTATttgcatcatcttcttcctttcaACCATGCTAATTTAAGCATCCGAGTAAGGTTGTCAGTCCACAACCCCTCCTTTGAGGGTCC
The DNA window shown above is from Euphorbia lathyris chromosome 1, ddEupLath1.1, whole genome shotgun sequence and carries:
- the LOC136210797 gene encoding serine/threonine-protein kinase BSK7-like, with protein sequence MGCECSKLSACCWTSEVDGSVPEGQNEENEEKNEVDDLPVFREYSIDTLRMATSGFAVENIVSEHGEKAPNVVYKGKFDNQRRIAVKRFNRSAWPDTRQFLEEARAVGQLRNNRLANLLGCCCEGDERLLVAEFMPNDTLAKHLFHWETQPMKWAMRLRVALHLAQALEYCTSKGRALYHDLNAYRIVFDDEGNPRLSCFGLMKNSRDGKSYSTNLAFTPPEYLRTGRVTAESVMYSFGTLLLDLLSGKHIPPSHALDLIRDRNIQMLTDSCLEGQFTNDDGTELVRLASRCLQYEPRERPNPKSLVTALIPLQKDAEVPSHELMGIPDGAADVPLSPFGEACVRKDLTAIHEILEKIGYKDDEGTATELSFQMWTNQMQDTLNSKKKGDVAFRHKDFRAAIECYSQFIDVGTMVSPTVYARRSLSYLMNEMPEDALNDALQAQAISPIWHIASYLQAVALFSSGKESEAQAALKEGSTLETKKATNA